One Ananas comosus cultivar F153 linkage group 1, ASM154086v1, whole genome shotgun sequence DNA window includes the following coding sequences:
- the LOC109712456 gene encoding uncharacterized protein LOC109712456 isoform X1, with translation MNAIVAGLIKRRRRRRRADDSLHDVFCRRRSRIAAAGSTSPFSSPSALAAAGGDGGCEGPPSLPVLIVGAGPVGLVLSFLLTKLGIKCAVLEKNTTFSRHPQAHFINNRSMEIFRKFDGLAEDIERSQPPVDLWRKFVYCTSLSGSVLGSVDHMRPHGYIYTSLLQSLEIDHRIDFICKCADDADFDRVVSPVSVAHFSQYKLVELLLKKLENSGVRACSPDEIEALTHEARWEGKILMGHECNSIRPIDDGLIVGASYSDKGKAEERNFRCKILVGSDGARSTVRKLVGIAMRGESDLQKLVSVHFLSKDLGGYLLNRRPGMLFFIFNPEAIGVLVAHDLKQGEFVLQIPYYPPQQNFEDFSSKVCEQIIFKLVGWEPADVQVVDIKSWVMHAEVAEKYVSCNNRVILVGDAAHRFPPAGGFGMNTGIQDAHNLAWKICSLLSNISSPSILQTYETERRPIAISNTALSVENFKAAMSVPSALGLDPTIANSVHRVINSSLGSIMPRSFQKVLLEGIFSIGRAQLSDFILNEKNLLGSLRLERLKSILDEGKSLQLQFPAEDLGFRYREGALVADSYDFQETEATSDLKRVSREYIPSAKTGCRLPHFQVRAQTASSSEETLSTLDLVPGDKLEFVLIIAPVKESYDLARVILRTAEEFKVSVKVCIMWPQGSFVQKLRGSRVELDPWENFIDVEEVKRPSSTTSWLDTCRMTSHGVLLVRPDEHIAWMAESNKIDNAVSEARRVFAVILAAENTSL, from the exons atgAATGCGATCGTAGCTGGATTgattaaaagaagaagaagaagaagaagagccgaCGACTCCCTTCACGATGTTTTCTGCCGGCGGCGGAGCCGAATCGCCGCTGCCGGCAGCACCTCCCCCTTTTCGTCGCCGTCCGCCCTCGCAGCcgccggcggcgacggcggctgcGAGGGGCCGCCCAGTCTTCCCGTCCTCATCGTCGGCGCCGGCCCCGTCGGCCTCGTACTCTCCTTCCTCCTCACTAAATTAG gGATCAAATGTGCAGTTCTAGAAAAGAACACAACCTTCTCTCGACACCCCCAAGCCCACTTCATTAACAATCGATCTatggag ATCTTCCGGAAATTCGACGGCCTGGCGGAAGACATCGAGCGGTCGCAGCCGCCGGTCGATTTATGGCGCAAGTTCGTGTACTGCACTTCTCTCTCCGGCTCCGTTCTCGGCTCCGTCGATCACATGCGACCCCatggttatatatatacatccctTTTGCAATCTTTGGAAATTGATCATCGCATTGATTTTATCTGTAAATGTGCCGACGATGCAGATTTCGATAGGGTCGTTAGCCCCGTCTCTGTAGCTCACTTCTCGCAGTACAAATTGGTCGAGTTGCTACTCAAAAAGCTCGAAAATTCGGGAGTTCGCGCGTGTTCGCCTGACGAAATTGAAGCGCTGACGCACGAGGCGCGATGGGAGGGGAAAATATTAATGGGCCATGAGTGTAATTCCATTCGCCCGATCGATGACGGTTTGATTGTTGGAGCTTCGTATTCCGATAAGGGGAAGGCGGAGGAGAGAAATTTTCGCTGTAAAATACTTGTTGGGTCTGACGGTGCAAGGAGCACCGTGCGAAAACTGGTCGGCATAGCTATGAGAGGCGAAAGCGATCTCCAGAAGCTTGTTAGCGTGCATTTCTTGAGCAAGGACCTTGGGGGCTACCTGCTGAATCGGAGACCGGGAATGctgttctttatttttaatccGGAGGCGATCGGTGTTCTCGTGGCACATGATCTGAAGCAAGGGGAATTTGTGCTTCAG ATACCATACTATCCTCCGCAACAGAACTTTGAGGATTTCAGTTCCAAG GTATGTGAGCAAATTATTTTCAAGTTGGTTGGGTGGGAGCCCGCAGACGTCCAAGTTGTAGACATAAAGTCATGGGTGATGCATGCAGAAGTTGCCGAGAAGTATGTTTCCTGCAATAATCGCGTAATTCTTGTTGGTGATGCTGCTCACCGCTTTCCCCCTGCCGGTGGTTTTG GAATGAATACCGGCATTCAGGATGCACATAACTTGGCCTGGAAAATATGCTCTTTATTAAGCAATATTTCTTCGCCGTCCATACTTCAAACTTACGAGACAGAGCGTCGGCCT ATTGCGATTTCTAATACTGCACTAAGCGTGGAAAACTTCAAAGCAGCAATGTCTGTTCCTTCTGCTCTTGGCCTTGACCCGACCATTGCAAACTCAG TGCACAGAGTAATAAATAGCAGCCTTGGATCTATCATGCCGAGAAGCTTTCAGAAGGTTTTATTAGAAGGAATATTTTCCATTGGTCGTGCCCAGCTCTCTGACTTTATTCTGAATGAGAAAAATCTGCTTGGATCTTTGCGGCTAGAAAGACTAAAGAGCATTCTTGATGAGGGGAAGAGCCTTCAACTCCAGTTTCCTGCCGAGGATCTCGGTTTCCG CTATCGAGAAGGAGCCCTAGTCGCCGATAGTTACGATTTTCAAGAAACAGAAGCAACTAGTGATCTTAAAAGGGTTTCGAGGGAATATATACCATCTGCTAAGACTGGTTGTCGGCTTCCCCACTTCCAAGTGAGAGCACAGACTGCATCATCCAGTGAG GAAACTCTCTCCACCTTGGATTTGGTTCCCGGAGATAAACTCGAGTTCGTTCTCATTATAGCACCAGTGAAAGAGTCTTACGACCTAGCGCGTGTAATCCTTAGGACAGCTGAAGAGTTCAAAGTATCCGTTAAGGTTTGTATTATGTGGCCTCAAGGTTCATTTGTTCAGAAATTAAGAGGAAGCAGAGTTGAGTTGGACCCGTGGGAAAACTTTATCGACGTTGAAGAAGTTAAAAGGCCATCATCTACAACGTCATGGTTGGATACGTGTCGTATGACGAGCCATGGGGTCCTCTTGGTTAGACCAGATGAGCACATCGCATGGATGGCGGAATCTAATAAGATCGACAATGCTGTTTCAGAAGCTAGAAGAGTTTTCGCCGTAATACTCGCGGCTGAAAATACCTCGCTATAG
- the LOC109712456 gene encoding uncharacterized protein LOC109712456 isoform X4, translating into MNAIVAGLIKRRRRRRRADDSLHDVFCRRRSRIAAAGSTSPFSSPSALAAAGGDGGCEGPPSLPVLIVGAGPVGLVLSFLLTKLGIKCAVLEKNTTFSRHPQAHFINNRSMEIFRKFDGLAEDIERSQPPVDLWRKFVYCTSLSGSVLGSVDHMRPHDFDRVVSPVSVAHFSQYKLVELLLKKLENSGVRACSPDEIEALTHEARWEGKILMGHECNSIRPIDDGLIVGASYSDKGKAEERNFRCKILVGSDGARSTVRKLVGIAMRGESDLQKLVSVHFLSKDLGGYLLNRRPGMLFFIFNPEAIGVLVAHDLKQGEFVLQIPYYPPQQNFEDFSSKVCEQIIFKLVGWEPADVQVVDIKSWVMHAEVAEKYVSCNNRVILVGDAAHRFPPAGGFGMNTGIQDAHNLAWKICSLLSNISSPSILQTYETERRPIAISNTALSVENFKAAMSVPSALGLDPTIANSVHRVINSSLGSIMPRSFQKVLLEGIFSIGRAQLSDFILNEKNLLGSLRLERLKSILDEGKSLQLQFPAEDLGFRYREGALVADSYDFQETEATSDLKRVSREYIPSAKTGCRLPHFQVRAQTASSSEETLSTLDLVPGDKLEFVLIIAPVKESYDLARVILRTAEEFKVSVKVCIMWPQGSFVQKLRGSRVELDPWENFIDVEEVKRPSSTTSWLDTCRMTSHGVLLVRPDEHIAWMAESNKIDNAVSEARRVFAVILAAENTSL; encoded by the exons atgAATGCGATCGTAGCTGGATTgattaaaagaagaagaagaagaagaagagccgaCGACTCCCTTCACGATGTTTTCTGCCGGCGGCGGAGCCGAATCGCCGCTGCCGGCAGCACCTCCCCCTTTTCGTCGCCGTCCGCCCTCGCAGCcgccggcggcgacggcggctgcGAGGGGCCGCCCAGTCTTCCCGTCCTCATCGTCGGCGCCGGCCCCGTCGGCCTCGTACTCTCCTTCCTCCTCACTAAATTAG gGATCAAATGTGCAGTTCTAGAAAAGAACACAACCTTCTCTCGACACCCCCAAGCCCACTTCATTAACAATCGATCTatggag ATCTTCCGGAAATTCGACGGCCTGGCGGAAGACATCGAGCGGTCGCAGCCGCCGGTCGATTTATGGCGCAAGTTCGTGTACTGCACTTCTCTCTCCGGCTCCGTTCTCGGCTCCGTCGATCACATGCGACCCCatg ATTTCGATAGGGTCGTTAGCCCCGTCTCTGTAGCTCACTTCTCGCAGTACAAATTGGTCGAGTTGCTACTCAAAAAGCTCGAAAATTCGGGAGTTCGCGCGTGTTCGCCTGACGAAATTGAAGCGCTGACGCACGAGGCGCGATGGGAGGGGAAAATATTAATGGGCCATGAGTGTAATTCCATTCGCCCGATCGATGACGGTTTGATTGTTGGAGCTTCGTATTCCGATAAGGGGAAGGCGGAGGAGAGAAATTTTCGCTGTAAAATACTTGTTGGGTCTGACGGTGCAAGGAGCACCGTGCGAAAACTGGTCGGCATAGCTATGAGAGGCGAAAGCGATCTCCAGAAGCTTGTTAGCGTGCATTTCTTGAGCAAGGACCTTGGGGGCTACCTGCTGAATCGGAGACCGGGAATGctgttctttatttttaatccGGAGGCGATCGGTGTTCTCGTGGCACATGATCTGAAGCAAGGGGAATTTGTGCTTCAG ATACCATACTATCCTCCGCAACAGAACTTTGAGGATTTCAGTTCCAAG GTATGTGAGCAAATTATTTTCAAGTTGGTTGGGTGGGAGCCCGCAGACGTCCAAGTTGTAGACATAAAGTCATGGGTGATGCATGCAGAAGTTGCCGAGAAGTATGTTTCCTGCAATAATCGCGTAATTCTTGTTGGTGATGCTGCTCACCGCTTTCCCCCTGCCGGTGGTTTTG GAATGAATACCGGCATTCAGGATGCACATAACTTGGCCTGGAAAATATGCTCTTTATTAAGCAATATTTCTTCGCCGTCCATACTTCAAACTTACGAGACAGAGCGTCGGCCT ATTGCGATTTCTAATACTGCACTAAGCGTGGAAAACTTCAAAGCAGCAATGTCTGTTCCTTCTGCTCTTGGCCTTGACCCGACCATTGCAAACTCAG TGCACAGAGTAATAAATAGCAGCCTTGGATCTATCATGCCGAGAAGCTTTCAGAAGGTTTTATTAGAAGGAATATTTTCCATTGGTCGTGCCCAGCTCTCTGACTTTATTCTGAATGAGAAAAATCTGCTTGGATCTTTGCGGCTAGAAAGACTAAAGAGCATTCTTGATGAGGGGAAGAGCCTTCAACTCCAGTTTCCTGCCGAGGATCTCGGTTTCCG CTATCGAGAAGGAGCCCTAGTCGCCGATAGTTACGATTTTCAAGAAACAGAAGCAACTAGTGATCTTAAAAGGGTTTCGAGGGAATATATACCATCTGCTAAGACTGGTTGTCGGCTTCCCCACTTCCAAGTGAGAGCACAGACTGCATCATCCAGTGAG GAAACTCTCTCCACCTTGGATTTGGTTCCCGGAGATAAACTCGAGTTCGTTCTCATTATAGCACCAGTGAAAGAGTCTTACGACCTAGCGCGTGTAATCCTTAGGACAGCTGAAGAGTTCAAAGTATCCGTTAAGGTTTGTATTATGTGGCCTCAAGGTTCATTTGTTCAGAAATTAAGAGGAAGCAGAGTTGAGTTGGACCCGTGGGAAAACTTTATCGACGTTGAAGAAGTTAAAAGGCCATCATCTACAACGTCATGGTTGGATACGTGTCGTATGACGAGCCATGGGGTCCTCTTGGTTAGACCAGATGAGCACATCGCATGGATGGCGGAATCTAATAAGATCGACAATGCTGTTTCAGAAGCTAGAAGAGTTTTCGCCGTAATACTCGCGGCTGAAAATACCTCGCTATAG
- the LOC109712456 gene encoding uncharacterized protein LOC109712456 isoform X6 produces MNAIVAGLIKRRRRRRRADDSLHDVFCRRRSRIAAAGSTSPFSSPSALAAAGGDGGCEGPPSLPVLIVGAGPVGLVLSFLLTKLGIKCAVLEKNTTFSRHPQAHFINNRSMEIFRKFDGLAEDIERSQPPVDLWRKFVYCTSLSGSVLGSVDHMRPHGYIYTSLLQSLEIDHRIDFICKCADDADFDRVVSPVSVAHFSQYKLVELLLKKLENSGVRACSPDEIEALTHEARWEGKILMGHECNSIRPIDDGLIVGASYSDKGKAEERNFRCKILVGSDGARSTVRKLVGIAMRGESDLQKLVSVHFLSKDLGGYLLNRRPGMLFFIFNPEAIGVLVAHDLKQGEFVLQIPYYPPQQNFEDFSSKVCEQIIFKLVGWEPADVQVVDIKSWVMHAEVAEKYVSCNNRVILVGDAAHRFPPAGGFGMNTGIQDAHNLAWKICSLLSNISSPSILQTYETERRPIAISNTALSVENFKAAMSVPSALGLDPTIANSVHRVINSSLGSIMPRSFQKVLLEGIFSIGRAQLSDFILNEKNLLGSLRLERLKSILDEGKSLQLQFPAEDLGFRYREGALVADSYDFQETEATSDLKRVSREYIPSAKTGCRLPHFQVRAQTASSSEVFPCLRPFHN; encoded by the exons atgAATGCGATCGTAGCTGGATTgattaaaagaagaagaagaagaagaagagccgaCGACTCCCTTCACGATGTTTTCTGCCGGCGGCGGAGCCGAATCGCCGCTGCCGGCAGCACCTCCCCCTTTTCGTCGCCGTCCGCCCTCGCAGCcgccggcggcgacggcggctgcGAGGGGCCGCCCAGTCTTCCCGTCCTCATCGTCGGCGCCGGCCCCGTCGGCCTCGTACTCTCCTTCCTCCTCACTAAATTAG gGATCAAATGTGCAGTTCTAGAAAAGAACACAACCTTCTCTCGACACCCCCAAGCCCACTTCATTAACAATCGATCTatggag ATCTTCCGGAAATTCGACGGCCTGGCGGAAGACATCGAGCGGTCGCAGCCGCCGGTCGATTTATGGCGCAAGTTCGTGTACTGCACTTCTCTCTCCGGCTCCGTTCTCGGCTCCGTCGATCACATGCGACCCCatggttatatatatacatccctTTTGCAATCTTTGGAAATTGATCATCGCATTGATTTTATCTGTAAATGTGCCGACGATGCAGATTTCGATAGGGTCGTTAGCCCCGTCTCTGTAGCTCACTTCTCGCAGTACAAATTGGTCGAGTTGCTACTCAAAAAGCTCGAAAATTCGGGAGTTCGCGCGTGTTCGCCTGACGAAATTGAAGCGCTGACGCACGAGGCGCGATGGGAGGGGAAAATATTAATGGGCCATGAGTGTAATTCCATTCGCCCGATCGATGACGGTTTGATTGTTGGAGCTTCGTATTCCGATAAGGGGAAGGCGGAGGAGAGAAATTTTCGCTGTAAAATACTTGTTGGGTCTGACGGTGCAAGGAGCACCGTGCGAAAACTGGTCGGCATAGCTATGAGAGGCGAAAGCGATCTCCAGAAGCTTGTTAGCGTGCATTTCTTGAGCAAGGACCTTGGGGGCTACCTGCTGAATCGGAGACCGGGAATGctgttctttatttttaatccGGAGGCGATCGGTGTTCTCGTGGCACATGATCTGAAGCAAGGGGAATTTGTGCTTCAG ATACCATACTATCCTCCGCAACAGAACTTTGAGGATTTCAGTTCCAAG GTATGTGAGCAAATTATTTTCAAGTTGGTTGGGTGGGAGCCCGCAGACGTCCAAGTTGTAGACATAAAGTCATGGGTGATGCATGCAGAAGTTGCCGAGAAGTATGTTTCCTGCAATAATCGCGTAATTCTTGTTGGTGATGCTGCTCACCGCTTTCCCCCTGCCGGTGGTTTTG GAATGAATACCGGCATTCAGGATGCACATAACTTGGCCTGGAAAATATGCTCTTTATTAAGCAATATTTCTTCGCCGTCCATACTTCAAACTTACGAGACAGAGCGTCGGCCT ATTGCGATTTCTAATACTGCACTAAGCGTGGAAAACTTCAAAGCAGCAATGTCTGTTCCTTCTGCTCTTGGCCTTGACCCGACCATTGCAAACTCAG TGCACAGAGTAATAAATAGCAGCCTTGGATCTATCATGCCGAGAAGCTTTCAGAAGGTTTTATTAGAAGGAATATTTTCCATTGGTCGTGCCCAGCTCTCTGACTTTATTCTGAATGAGAAAAATCTGCTTGGATCTTTGCGGCTAGAAAGACTAAAGAGCATTCTTGATGAGGGGAAGAGCCTTCAACTCCAGTTTCCTGCCGAGGATCTCGGTTTCCG CTATCGAGAAGGAGCCCTAGTCGCCGATAGTTACGATTTTCAAGAAACAGAAGCAACTAGTGATCTTAAAAGGGTTTCGAGGGAATATATACCATCTGCTAAGACTGGTTGTCGGCTTCCCCACTTCCAAGTGAGAGCACAGACTGCATCATCCAGTGAGGTTTTTCCATGTCTACGACCTTTCCATAATTAA
- the LOC109712456 gene encoding uncharacterized protein LOC109712456 isoform X3 has product MNAIVAGLIKRRRRRRRADDSLHDVFCRRRSRIAAAGSTSPFSSPSALAAAGGDGGCEGPPSLPVLIVGAGPVGLVLSFLLTKLGIKCAVLEKNTTFSRHPQAHFINNRSMEIFRKFDGLAEDIERSQPPVDLWRKFVYCTSLSGSVLGSVDHMRPHGYIYTSLLQSLEIDHRIDFICKCADDADFDRVVSPVSVAHFSQYKLVELLLKKLENSGVRACSPDEIEALTHEARWEGKILMGHECNSIRPIDDGLIVGASYSDKGKAEERNFRCKILVGSDGARSTVRKLVGIAMRGESDLQKLVSVHFLSKDLGGYLLNRRPGMLFFIFNPEAIGVLVAHDLKQGEFVLQIPYYPPQQNFEDFSSKVCEQIIFKLVGWEPADVQVVDIKSWVMHAEVAEKYVSCNNRVILVGDAAHRFPPAGGFGMNTGIQDAHNLAWKICSLLSNISSPSILQTYETERRPIAISNTALSVENFKAAMSVPSALGLDPTIANSVHRVINSSLGSIMPRSFQKVLLEGIFSIGRAQLSDFILNEKNLLGSLRLERLKSILDEGKSLQLQFPAEDLGFRYREGALVADSYDFQETEATSDLKRVSREYIPSAKTGCRLPHFQETLSTLDLVPGDKLEFVLIIAPVKESYDLARVILRTAEEFKVSVKVCIMWPQGSFVQKLRGSRVELDPWENFIDVEEVKRPSSTTSWLDTCRMTSHGVLLVRPDEHIAWMAESNKIDNAVSEARRVFAVILAAENTSL; this is encoded by the exons atgAATGCGATCGTAGCTGGATTgattaaaagaagaagaagaagaagaagagccgaCGACTCCCTTCACGATGTTTTCTGCCGGCGGCGGAGCCGAATCGCCGCTGCCGGCAGCACCTCCCCCTTTTCGTCGCCGTCCGCCCTCGCAGCcgccggcggcgacggcggctgcGAGGGGCCGCCCAGTCTTCCCGTCCTCATCGTCGGCGCCGGCCCCGTCGGCCTCGTACTCTCCTTCCTCCTCACTAAATTAG gGATCAAATGTGCAGTTCTAGAAAAGAACACAACCTTCTCTCGACACCCCCAAGCCCACTTCATTAACAATCGATCTatggag ATCTTCCGGAAATTCGACGGCCTGGCGGAAGACATCGAGCGGTCGCAGCCGCCGGTCGATTTATGGCGCAAGTTCGTGTACTGCACTTCTCTCTCCGGCTCCGTTCTCGGCTCCGTCGATCACATGCGACCCCatggttatatatatacatccctTTTGCAATCTTTGGAAATTGATCATCGCATTGATTTTATCTGTAAATGTGCCGACGATGCAGATTTCGATAGGGTCGTTAGCCCCGTCTCTGTAGCTCACTTCTCGCAGTACAAATTGGTCGAGTTGCTACTCAAAAAGCTCGAAAATTCGGGAGTTCGCGCGTGTTCGCCTGACGAAATTGAAGCGCTGACGCACGAGGCGCGATGGGAGGGGAAAATATTAATGGGCCATGAGTGTAATTCCATTCGCCCGATCGATGACGGTTTGATTGTTGGAGCTTCGTATTCCGATAAGGGGAAGGCGGAGGAGAGAAATTTTCGCTGTAAAATACTTGTTGGGTCTGACGGTGCAAGGAGCACCGTGCGAAAACTGGTCGGCATAGCTATGAGAGGCGAAAGCGATCTCCAGAAGCTTGTTAGCGTGCATTTCTTGAGCAAGGACCTTGGGGGCTACCTGCTGAATCGGAGACCGGGAATGctgttctttatttttaatccGGAGGCGATCGGTGTTCTCGTGGCACATGATCTGAAGCAAGGGGAATTTGTGCTTCAG ATACCATACTATCCTCCGCAACAGAACTTTGAGGATTTCAGTTCCAAG GTATGTGAGCAAATTATTTTCAAGTTGGTTGGGTGGGAGCCCGCAGACGTCCAAGTTGTAGACATAAAGTCATGGGTGATGCATGCAGAAGTTGCCGAGAAGTATGTTTCCTGCAATAATCGCGTAATTCTTGTTGGTGATGCTGCTCACCGCTTTCCCCCTGCCGGTGGTTTTG GAATGAATACCGGCATTCAGGATGCACATAACTTGGCCTGGAAAATATGCTCTTTATTAAGCAATATTTCTTCGCCGTCCATACTTCAAACTTACGAGACAGAGCGTCGGCCT ATTGCGATTTCTAATACTGCACTAAGCGTGGAAAACTTCAAAGCAGCAATGTCTGTTCCTTCTGCTCTTGGCCTTGACCCGACCATTGCAAACTCAG TGCACAGAGTAATAAATAGCAGCCTTGGATCTATCATGCCGAGAAGCTTTCAGAAGGTTTTATTAGAAGGAATATTTTCCATTGGTCGTGCCCAGCTCTCTGACTTTATTCTGAATGAGAAAAATCTGCTTGGATCTTTGCGGCTAGAAAGACTAAAGAGCATTCTTGATGAGGGGAAGAGCCTTCAACTCCAGTTTCCTGCCGAGGATCTCGGTTTCCG CTATCGAGAAGGAGCCCTAGTCGCCGATAGTTACGATTTTCAAGAAACAGAAGCAACTAGTGATCTTAAAAGGGTTTCGAGGGAATATATACCATCTGCTAAGACTGGTTGTCGGCTTCCCCACTTCCAA GAAACTCTCTCCACCTTGGATTTGGTTCCCGGAGATAAACTCGAGTTCGTTCTCATTATAGCACCAGTGAAAGAGTCTTACGACCTAGCGCGTGTAATCCTTAGGACAGCTGAAGAGTTCAAAGTATCCGTTAAGGTTTGTATTATGTGGCCTCAAGGTTCATTTGTTCAGAAATTAAGAGGAAGCAGAGTTGAGTTGGACCCGTGGGAAAACTTTATCGACGTTGAAGAAGTTAAAAGGCCATCATCTACAACGTCATGGTTGGATACGTGTCGTATGACGAGCCATGGGGTCCTCTTGGTTAGACCAGATGAGCACATCGCATGGATGGCGGAATCTAATAAGATCGACAATGCTGTTTCAGAAGCTAGAAGAGTTTTCGCCGTAATACTCGCGGCTGAAAATACCTCGCTATAG
- the LOC109712456 gene encoding uncharacterized protein LOC109712456 isoform X2, with product MNAIVAGLIKRRRRRRRADDSLHDVFCRRRSRIAAAGSTSPFSSPSALAAAGGDGGCEGPPSLPVLIVGAGPVGLVLSFLLTKLGIKCAVLEKNTTFSRHPQAHFINNRSMEIFRKFDGLAEDIERSQPPVDLWRKFVYCTSLSGSVLGSVDHMRPHGYIYTSLLQSLEIDHRIDFICKCADDADFDRVVSPVSVAHFSQYKLVELLLKKLENSGVRACSPDEIEALTHEARWEGKILMGHECNSIRPIDDGLIVGASYSDKGKAEERNFRCKILVGSDGARSTVRKLVGIAMRGESDLQKLVSVHFLSKDLGGYLLNRRPGMLFFIFNPEAIGVLVAHDLKQGEFVLQIPYYPPQQNFEDFSSKVCEQIIFKLVGWEPADVQVVDIKSWVMHAEVAEKYVSCNNRVILVGDAAHRFPPAGGFGMNTGIQDAHNLAWKICSLLSNISSPSILQTYETERRPIAISNTALSVENFKAAMSVPSALGLDPTIANSGRVINSSLGSIMPRSFQKVLLEGIFSIGRAQLSDFILNEKNLLGSLRLERLKSILDEGKSLQLQFPAEDLGFRYREGALVADSYDFQETEATSDLKRVSREYIPSAKTGCRLPHFQVRAQTASSSEETLSTLDLVPGDKLEFVLIIAPVKESYDLARVILRTAEEFKVSVKVCIMWPQGSFVQKLRGSRVELDPWENFIDVEEVKRPSSTTSWLDTCRMTSHGVLLVRPDEHIAWMAESNKIDNAVSEARRVFAVILAAENTSL from the exons atgAATGCGATCGTAGCTGGATTgattaaaagaagaagaagaagaagaagagccgaCGACTCCCTTCACGATGTTTTCTGCCGGCGGCGGAGCCGAATCGCCGCTGCCGGCAGCACCTCCCCCTTTTCGTCGCCGTCCGCCCTCGCAGCcgccggcggcgacggcggctgcGAGGGGCCGCCCAGTCTTCCCGTCCTCATCGTCGGCGCCGGCCCCGTCGGCCTCGTACTCTCCTTCCTCCTCACTAAATTAG gGATCAAATGTGCAGTTCTAGAAAAGAACACAACCTTCTCTCGACACCCCCAAGCCCACTTCATTAACAATCGATCTatggag ATCTTCCGGAAATTCGACGGCCTGGCGGAAGACATCGAGCGGTCGCAGCCGCCGGTCGATTTATGGCGCAAGTTCGTGTACTGCACTTCTCTCTCCGGCTCCGTTCTCGGCTCCGTCGATCACATGCGACCCCatggttatatatatacatccctTTTGCAATCTTTGGAAATTGATCATCGCATTGATTTTATCTGTAAATGTGCCGACGATGCAGATTTCGATAGGGTCGTTAGCCCCGTCTCTGTAGCTCACTTCTCGCAGTACAAATTGGTCGAGTTGCTACTCAAAAAGCTCGAAAATTCGGGAGTTCGCGCGTGTTCGCCTGACGAAATTGAAGCGCTGACGCACGAGGCGCGATGGGAGGGGAAAATATTAATGGGCCATGAGTGTAATTCCATTCGCCCGATCGATGACGGTTTGATTGTTGGAGCTTCGTATTCCGATAAGGGGAAGGCGGAGGAGAGAAATTTTCGCTGTAAAATACTTGTTGGGTCTGACGGTGCAAGGAGCACCGTGCGAAAACTGGTCGGCATAGCTATGAGAGGCGAAAGCGATCTCCAGAAGCTTGTTAGCGTGCATTTCTTGAGCAAGGACCTTGGGGGCTACCTGCTGAATCGGAGACCGGGAATGctgttctttatttttaatccGGAGGCGATCGGTGTTCTCGTGGCACATGATCTGAAGCAAGGGGAATTTGTGCTTCAG ATACCATACTATCCTCCGCAACAGAACTTTGAGGATTTCAGTTCCAAG GTATGTGAGCAAATTATTTTCAAGTTGGTTGGGTGGGAGCCCGCAGACGTCCAAGTTGTAGACATAAAGTCATGGGTGATGCATGCAGAAGTTGCCGAGAAGTATGTTTCCTGCAATAATCGCGTAATTCTTGTTGGTGATGCTGCTCACCGCTTTCCCCCTGCCGGTGGTTTTG GAATGAATACCGGCATTCAGGATGCACATAACTTGGCCTGGAAAATATGCTCTTTATTAAGCAATATTTCTTCGCCGTCCATACTTCAAACTTACGAGACAGAGCGTCGGCCT ATTGCGATTTCTAATACTGCACTAAGCGTGGAAAACTTCAAAGCAGCAATGTCTGTTCCTTCTGCTCTTGGCCTTGACCCGACCATTGCAAACTCAGGTCG AGTAATAAATAGCAGCCTTGGATCTATCATGCCGAGAAGCTTTCAGAAGGTTTTATTAGAAGGAATATTTTCCATTGGTCGTGCCCAGCTCTCTGACTTTATTCTGAATGAGAAAAATCTGCTTGGATCTTTGCGGCTAGAAAGACTAAAGAGCATTCTTGATGAGGGGAAGAGCCTTCAACTCCAGTTTCCTGCCGAGGATCTCGGTTTCCG CTATCGAGAAGGAGCCCTAGTCGCCGATAGTTACGATTTTCAAGAAACAGAAGCAACTAGTGATCTTAAAAGGGTTTCGAGGGAATATATACCATCTGCTAAGACTGGTTGTCGGCTTCCCCACTTCCAAGTGAGAGCACAGACTGCATCATCCAGTGAG GAAACTCTCTCCACCTTGGATTTGGTTCCCGGAGATAAACTCGAGTTCGTTCTCATTATAGCACCAGTGAAAGAGTCTTACGACCTAGCGCGTGTAATCCTTAGGACAGCTGAAGAGTTCAAAGTATCCGTTAAGGTTTGTATTATGTGGCCTCAAGGTTCATTTGTTCAGAAATTAAGAGGAAGCAGAGTTGAGTTGGACCCGTGGGAAAACTTTATCGACGTTGAAGAAGTTAAAAGGCCATCATCTACAACGTCATGGTTGGATACGTGTCGTATGACGAGCCATGGGGTCCTCTTGGTTAGACCAGATGAGCACATCGCATGGATGGCGGAATCTAATAAGATCGACAATGCTGTTTCAGAAGCTAGAAGAGTTTTCGCCGTAATACTCGCGGCTGAAAATACCTCGCTATAG